One window from the genome of Aquipuribacter sp. SD81 encodes:
- a CDS encoding HU family DNA-binding protein has product MNRSDLVAAIAERIGDKKKAKQAVDALVEAITDAVARGEKVAVSGLGTFERAYRAASEEHVDVAGVTVPKFEPAKGFAVLVDEAKGLGVQAIAVAAAAVAEGKKGSQVAKVAKKAQVKAEKKFGKKARPVTPPAEAVPAEPRSTTPTTSGRASVPEAATQAATPTAKKTAAKQAPAKKTTAKKTTAKKTTAKQAPAKKATPATTTGTATATDADSRSTDSTATLPPTRASRTTAKKTAAKRTTAQKTTAQKTTAQKTTAKKTTAQKTTARTTPATKATAAGTSASTTAGTTTAGTTAARKTTARKATARKATASGATPPAASTSSTPDESGTTTPTVTKATAPGAATRTPAKRTTARKSAPASRSAGTRSTGATPTRRPAVRSTPTPSSSAAAGTGQEGAGGTASTTSGDDT; this is encoded by the coding sequence GTGAACAGGAGCGACCTCGTCGCCGCCATCGCCGAGCGCATCGGCGACAAGAAGAAGGCCAAGCAGGCCGTCGACGCCCTCGTCGAGGCGATCACGGACGCCGTGGCCCGCGGGGAGAAGGTCGCCGTCAGCGGCCTCGGCACCTTCGAGCGCGCCTACCGGGCCGCCAGCGAGGAGCACGTCGACGTCGCGGGCGTCACGGTGCCGAAGTTCGAGCCGGCCAAGGGCTTCGCCGTCCTCGTCGATGAGGCGAAGGGCCTCGGGGTGCAGGCGATCGCCGTCGCGGCCGCCGCCGTCGCCGAGGGCAAGAAGGGGTCGCAGGTCGCCAAGGTCGCCAAGAAGGCGCAGGTCAAGGCCGAGAAGAAGTTCGGCAAGAAGGCGCGTCCCGTCACGCCCCCCGCCGAGGCGGTCCCGGCCGAGCCCCGCAGCACGACGCCGACCACCTCCGGTCGCGCGAGCGTGCCCGAGGCGGCGACGCAGGCCGCCACCCCGACCGCGAAGAAGACGGCGGCGAAGCAGGCGCCGGCGAAGAAGACGACCGCGAAGAAGACGACCGCGAAGAAGACGACGGCGAAGCAGGCGCCGGCGAAGAAGGCGACGCCGGCGACGACGACCGGCACGGCGACCGCGACCGACGCGGACAGCCGCAGCACCGACTCGACCGCCACGCTGCCGCCCACGCGCGCCAGCAGGACGACCGCGAAGAAGACGGCCGCGAAGAGGACGACGGCGCAGAAGACGACGGCGCAGAAGACGACCGCGCAGAAGACGACCGCGAAGAAGACGACCGCGCAGAAGACGACCGCGAGGACGACCCCGGCGACGAAGGCGACGGCGGCGGGTACCTCGGCGAGCACGACCGCGGGCACGACGACCGCGGGCACGACGGCCGCGAGGAAGACGACCGCGAGGAAGGCGACCGCGAGGAAGGCGACGGCGAGCGGCGCGACGCCGCCGGCCGCGTCGACGTCGAGCACGCCGGACGAGTCGGGCACGACGACGCCGACCGTCACGAAGGCCACCGCGCCCGGCGCGGCGACGCGCACCCCCGCGAAGCGGACGACGGCCCGGAAGTCCGCTCCGGCGAGCCGCTCGGCGGGCACGCGCTCGACCGGCGCGACGCCCACGCGCCGCCCGGCGGTGCGGTCGACGCCGACGCCGTCGAGCAGCGCCGCGGCCGGCACCGGTCAGGAGGGCGCCGGCGGCACGGCCTCGACGACGTCGGGGGACGACACCTGA
- a CDS encoding class I SAM-dependent methyltransferase, which translates to MTARPSRPADPAFDGTSYAAATAHHRAHDDEVLAPVRWRAGLRVLDVGCGVGDLTRSLADLVAPGGEVLGVDASASQVDVARAGGARPDVRFAVARVQDLDAVVPDGWADVVVSVATLHWVPEADQPRAHDRLARVLAPGGTLRLDQGGAGQIGSARPVLDDVAAAHGLGPSPWFFPDARTLGDLLAGAGLVVDDVRLVRQRRALPDRDAMAAWLVSQVLPGYLRGPDAPRGEDRRALERAAVAACATALRRADGSYDQDYVRAQALARAPLGGSRVDRATAYP; encoded by the coding sequence GTGACCGCCCGGCCGTCCCGCCCCGCCGACCCGGCGTTCGACGGGACCTCCTACGCCGCGGCCACCGCCCACCACCGGGCGCACGACGACGAGGTCCTCGCGCCGGTGCGGTGGCGGGCGGGGCTGCGGGTGCTCGACGTCGGCTGCGGGGTCGGCGACCTCACCCGGTCGTTGGCGGACCTCGTGGCGCCGGGCGGGGAGGTGCTCGGCGTCGACGCCTCGGCCTCGCAGGTCGACGTCGCCCGCGCCGGGGGCGCGCGGCCGGACGTCCGCTTCGCGGTCGCCCGCGTGCAGGACCTCGACGCCGTCGTGCCGGACGGCTGGGCCGATGTCGTCGTGTCCGTCGCCACCCTGCACTGGGTGCCGGAGGCCGACCAGCCCCGCGCCCACGACCGGCTCGCGCGGGTGCTCGCGCCCGGCGGCACGCTGCGGCTCGACCAGGGCGGCGCCGGGCAGATCGGGTCGGCGAGGCCCGTGCTCGACGACGTCGCCGCCGCGCACGGCCTCGGCCCGTCGCCGTGGTTCTTCCCCGACGCCCGCACGCTCGGCGACCTGCTCGCGGGGGCGGGCCTGGTCGTCGACGACGTGCGGCTCGTGCGCCAGCGCCGCGCGCTGCCGGACCGGGACGCGATGGCGGCGTGGCTCGTGAGCCAGGTCCTGCCCGGGTACCTGCGCGGGCCCGACGCCCCGCGCGGCGAGGACCGGCGGGCGCTGGAGCGGGCGGCCGTGGCCGCGTGCGCGACGGCGCTGCGGCGGGCGGACGGGTCCTACGACCAGGACTACGTGCGGGCGCAGGCGCTCGCACGCGCACCGCTCGGCGGCTCACGCGTGGACCGGGCGACGGCCTACCCGTAG
- the leuD gene encoding 3-isopropylmalate dehydratase small subunit, with translation MEPFTTHTGTGVPLRASNVDTDQIIPAVYLKRVSRTGFEDGLFSAWRQDPGFVLNREPYATGSVLVAGPDFGTGSSREHAVWALKDYGFRAVLSSRFADIFRGNAGKQGLVAGRLSQEDVELLWKLLEEQPGLEVTVDLEQRQVRCADVVCPMEVDDYTRWRLMEGLDDIGLTLRHEAEVADFEARREAWRPTTLPALPTPS, from the coding sequence ATGGAGCCGTTCACCACGCACACCGGCACGGGCGTCCCGCTGCGCGCGAGCAACGTCGACACCGACCAGATCATCCCCGCCGTCTACCTCAAGCGGGTCTCGCGCACCGGGTTCGAGGACGGCCTGTTCTCGGCGTGGCGGCAGGACCCGGGCTTCGTGCTCAACCGCGAGCCGTACGCCACAGGCAGCGTGCTCGTCGCCGGGCCGGACTTCGGCACGGGGTCCTCGCGCGAGCACGCGGTCTGGGCGCTCAAGGACTACGGCTTCCGGGCCGTGCTGTCCTCGCGCTTCGCCGACATCTTCCGCGGCAACGCCGGCAAGCAGGGTCTGGTCGCCGGCCGCCTCTCGCAGGAGGACGTCGAGCTGCTGTGGAAGCTGCTCGAGGAGCAGCCGGGGCTGGAGGTGACCGTCGACCTCGAGCAGCGGCAGGTCCGCTGCGCCGACGTCGTGTGCCCCATGGAGGTGGACGACTACACGCGCTGGCGGCTCATGGAGGGCCTCGACGACATCGGGCTCACGCTGCGCCACGAGGCCGAGGTCGCCGACTTCGAGGCGCGGCGGGAGGCGTGGCGACCGACCACGCTGCCCGCCCTGCCGACGCCCTCGTGA
- the leuC gene encoding 3-isopropylmalate dehydratase large subunit, which translates to MGRTLAEKLWDAHVVRKGEGQEPDLLYIDLHLVHEVTSPQAFEGLRLAGRPVRRPDLTIATEDHNVPTDPGVGRTTLIADPVSRTQVDTLRSNCEEFGVRLHPLGDVEQGIVHVVGPQLGLTMPGLTVVCGDSHTSTHGAFGALAFGIGTSEVEHVLATQTLPLRPFRTMAITVDGALPEGSTAKDIILAVIARIGTGGGQGFVLEYRGEAIRSLSMEARMTICNMSIEAGARAGMIAPDETTFDYLRGRPHAPQGADWDAAVEYWRTLRSDDDAVFDEEVVLDAADIEPFVTWGTNPGQGVPLSASVPDPAAMPDPSARAAAERALEYMALQAGTPMREVKVDTVFIGSCTNGRIEDLRAAAEVVQGRHKHPDLRVMVVPGSARVRLQAEEEGLDVVFKEFGAEWRGAGCSMCLGMNPDQLSPGERSASTSNRNFEGRQGRGGRTHLVSPLVAAATAVRGTLSSPADLV; encoded by the coding sequence ATGGGCAGGACGCTCGCGGAGAAGCTGTGGGACGCGCACGTCGTGCGCAAGGGCGAGGGGCAGGAACCGGACCTGCTCTACATCGACCTGCACCTCGTGCACGAGGTGACGAGCCCGCAGGCGTTCGAGGGCCTGCGGCTGGCCGGCCGCCCCGTCCGCCGCCCGGACCTCACCATCGCCACCGAGGACCACAACGTCCCCACCGACCCGGGCGTCGGGCGCACCACGCTCATCGCCGACCCGGTGAGCCGCACGCAGGTCGACACCCTGCGCAGCAACTGCGAGGAGTTCGGGGTCCGGCTGCACCCGCTCGGCGACGTCGAGCAGGGCATCGTCCACGTCGTCGGCCCCCAGCTCGGCCTCACGATGCCGGGCCTGACGGTCGTGTGCGGCGACAGCCACACCTCGACCCACGGCGCCTTCGGCGCCCTCGCCTTCGGGATCGGCACGAGCGAGGTCGAGCACGTCCTCGCGACGCAGACGCTGCCGCTGCGCCCGTTCCGCACCATGGCGATCACGGTCGACGGCGCGCTGCCGGAGGGCTCGACCGCGAAGGACATCATCCTCGCCGTCATCGCCCGCATCGGCACCGGCGGCGGCCAGGGCTTCGTGCTGGAGTACCGGGGCGAGGCCATCCGCAGCCTGTCCATGGAGGCGCGGATGACCATCTGCAACATGTCGATCGAGGCCGGTGCGCGGGCCGGCATGATCGCGCCGGACGAGACGACGTTCGACTACCTCCGGGGCCGCCCGCACGCCCCGCAGGGCGCGGACTGGGACGCCGCGGTCGAGTACTGGCGGACGCTGCGCAGCGACGACGACGCCGTCTTCGACGAGGAGGTCGTCCTCGACGCCGCCGACATCGAGCCGTTCGTCACGTGGGGCACCAACCCCGGTCAGGGCGTGCCGCTGTCGGCCAGCGTGCCGGACCCCGCCGCGATGCCGGACCCGTCGGCCCGCGCCGCGGCGGAGCGGGCGCTGGAGTACATGGCGCTGCAGGCCGGCACGCCCATGCGCGAAGTCAAGGTCGACACCGTCTTCATCGGCTCGTGCACGAACGGTCGCATCGAGGACCTGCGCGCCGCGGCCGAGGTCGTCCAGGGCCGCCACAAGCACCCCGACCTGCGCGTCATGGTCGTGCCCGGCTCGGCCCGCGTGCGGCTGCAGGCGGAGGAGGAGGGCCTCGACGTCGTCTTCAAGGAGTTCGGTGCGGAGTGGCGCGGCGCCGGCTGCTCGATGTGCCTCGGCATGAACCCCGACCAGCTGTCGCCGGGGGAGCGCAGCGCCTCGACGTCGAACCGCAACTTCGAGGGCCGGCAGGGCCGCGGCGGGCGCACGCACCTCGTGAGCCCGCTCGTCGCCGCGGCGACCGCCGTCCGCGGCACGCTGTCGAGCCCCGCCGACCTGGTCTGA